The following is a genomic window from Sphingorhabdus sp. Alg231-15.
GACATTTTTGCGCATGCCTGAAACGGGTTCCAATTCAGCGATGATAAACTTTAACTGGTGCTTTGCATTTACACATAAATGACCGTTACAACTGAACATATAAAGAGCAAAAGACAGCAATTTGCATCCCCAGGCGGCAGTCATGATCGCAACATCCGGCTATTGCGGGTTATATTACCACTGGGCGTTGGGGCCTTGGGTGCCGTGCTGGCACTTGCGCCATTTACAACCAGTGGTGAAATCAGTTTTGTTCTCGATAAGAATAGCGTCGATGTCGCGAAGGAACGCATGCGCGTCACCGAGGCTCTGTATCGAGGTGAGGACAGCCAGGGACGACCATTCTCGATCAAGGCCGGTTCGGCAGTTCAGAAGAGTTCACGTGAAGCGGTTGTCGAACTGAAAGACCTTTCGGCCCGCATATTGCTGGGCGATGGTCCTGCACAAATCCGCGCGGGTGAAGGCCGCTATGACATGGATCGTGAGGACGTCATGGTGCCGGGCACGGTGCAATTGGAAAGTGCGGGCGGTTACCGACTGACAACCAATAATGTAACCGTGGATCTAAAGAGCCGGACATTGAAAAGTGATGCTCCGGTCGAAGGTCGCACGAATATCGGGACATTCCGCGCTGATAACCTGATGGCGGATATGGCAAATCGGACCGTCACATTGGATGGCAATGCAAAGTTGCGCATCGTCCAAAATGGATTAAGAGGACGATAGATGATCAAAGGTTCTTTTCTTGCTGCCTCTGTTGGGGCGTTGATAGCCACAACGGCCGTACTGACATTTGCCGGTCCTGCGCCGGCTCAGGTTTTTGGCGGTCATAACAGCAATGCGCCGGTTAATTTCGATGCCGGACGCATTGAAGTACAAGACCGGGCAGACCGCGTTGTACTGTCTGGCGCTGTTCGGGTGGAACAGGCAGGGCTCGTCCTGAATTCCTCACGCATGACGGTAGCCTATCGGAATACGAGCGGTATTGAAGTGGACCGGATTGATGCCTCCGGAGGAGTGACCATCCGCAAGGGCAGCGACACGGCTAGCGGCGATGTTGCAATTTATGATCTGAATCGGCGTCTCATTACATTGGTCGGTGGTGTTACATTGACCCAGGGAACCAACCGGTTGTCGGGTGGTCGTGTGATTATCGATCTGGCCTCCGGGCGCTCCACCATCGATGGCAGGGCCGCAGGCGGATCCACACCCGGAACGCAAAATTCCAATGGCCGAGTATCCGGGACTTTTACCGTGCCGCAGCGCACCAACTAGGTTTCTGGCGATTTCATAATATTAATTTTTGGCGAGCATATTGCGGTGCATGTTTGATATGTTGCTGGCAGATCAGCGTTAAAACACGTCTCTATCGCGCTCAAAAGAAGCATTTTCGAACAATCATGCATAAAGCTTGCCAATTTCGAGTAAATTGGGCCATGTTGTTAACCATTATACAATCTAATCGGGTTCAAACAGGACCTGAGCTGAAGGAACAAGATGAACGACGCGACCACTTTTGAGACCCCAGCCATGGCCCAGACCGGTTCTGCGATGGCCAGTGATGCCATGGAACATGGCCTCGCGGTTGTGTCCATTGCCAAAAGCTATGACAAACGTTCCGTTCTATCGGATGTGTCCCTCTCGGTTGGCCGGGGCGAAGTGGTTGGACTGCTCGGTCCCAACGGCGCCGGCAAGACAACATGCTTTTATTCCGTTATGGGACTGGTGCGCCCGGATGCAGGCCGGATCATGCTTGATGGCGAAGATATCACGCCGCTTCCTATGTATCGTCGTGCGATATTAGGCCTGGGTTACTTGCCACAGGAAACATCAATATTTCGCGGAATGACTGTGGAGCAGAATATCCTTGCTGTGCTTGAGATGGTCGAAAATGACAAAGCCGTGCGAGCAGAAACGCTGGACCGGTTGCTCGATGAATTCGGGCTGACGGGCTTGCGCGGTTCTCCGGCCATGGCTCTGTCCGGCGGGGAACGGCGACGCTGTGAAATCGCGCGAGCCTTGGCTGCCGACCCGTCGATCATCTTGCTGGATGAGCCCTTTGCCGGGATCGATCCGATTTCAATCTCGGATATTCGGGACCTTGTGGTCCAATTGAAAAACCGCGGTATTGGGGTTCTGATCACCGACCATAATGTGCGCGAAACTCTCGATATCGTCGACCGAGCCTGCATCATTTATGACGGTCAGGTTTTATTTGCCGGTAGCCCGGAAGCACTGGTCAAAGATGAAAATGTCCGGCGGCTCTATCTCGGTGAGGGTTTTGCCCTATGACTAGGCGGGATTCCGCATAATGGCGTTGGGGCCGCGTCTTGATTTAAGGCAGAGCCAGTCGCTGGTGATGACGCCGCAGTTGCAGCAGGCGATCAAACTATTGGCGCTGTCCAACCTCGAGCTTGAAACCTATATTGCCGAAGAGATCGAAAAAAACCCATTGCTCGAAACCGGCGATCTCGGTGCTGAGGCGAAGAGCGACGAAGTTGGGGAAGCTGGGGCTGACCTTCCTCCCGAACCGGGGATGCAGGGTAGCGATGAGATATTATCCTCGGGCCCGGCCGAGGCCGAATCCACGCTGGATATGGCAGGCGATGCTGATCAGTTTTCCAATAACAGCTTGAGTGAAAGTGACGGCGCGCTGGACGGTACACTTGGCTTGAACGGGGCCAGCAGTTCGGGCAGCGGCGCTGTGGGCGGTGAAGCGCCTGACTTTGAAAATATGCTGGTCGCTGAAACGACGCTGGCCGAACATCTGATGGAACAGGCGGGCGCGATCCTTTCAGGCAAGGACCTGTTTATTGCCCAGCATCTGATCGACCAGATTGACGAATGCGGCTATTTACAGGCGGATTTGCTAGAATTTGCGCACCGGTTAGGCGTACAGCTGGATGATGTGAAGCGCATATTGGCCGAGGTTCAAACCCTTGAGCCCGTCGGCGTGGGTGCGCGCGATCTGGCGGAATGTCTGGCGCTACAGGCGAAGGAAGCGGATCGTTATGATCCGGCGATGGCACGGCTGATCGACAATCTTGACCTGCTAGCCAAAGGTGCCCTGCCACAATTGAAACGCATGTGCGGTGTCGACGATGAAGATCTGATGGACATGATATCGGAAATTCGAGCCTATGATCCCAAGCCGGGATGCAAGATTGGCGGCGGCGATGTGCAGGCGGTGGTGCCTGATATCTTCATCGCGGAACGCGGCGGCAAATGGCTGATCGAAGTGAATAGCGCGACGCTGCCCAAGGTGCTGGTAAACCGAACCTATTTCACCGAACTCAAAGACGGAGCGCAGGACAAGGCTTCGAAAGAATGGCTCAACGACTGCCTCGCCGATGCCAGTTGGCTGGTCAAAGCGCTTGATCAGCGGCAACGGACGATTGTCAAGGTGGCCACTGAAATTGTGAAGCAGCAGGAGAATTTCTTCCGCGAAGGGGTGGAGCATTTGCGCCCGTTGACGCTGAAAAATGTCGCCGACAAAATCGAAATGCATGAATCGACCGTGAGCCGGGTGACGTCGAATAAATATCTCTCCTGCTCGCGCGGAACGTTTGAGCTCAAATATTTCTTCACCAGCGGCATCCAGTCCTCAACCGGTGGAGAAGCGGCTTCGGCGGAAGCGGTGAAGAGTCATATCAAGGCGCTGATCGACAATGAGGACCCGAAGAAGATTCTCTCCGACGACAAGCTGGTCGCGCTGCTCAAAGAAAAAGGCTTCGATATTGCGCGGCGGACGGTTGCCAAATATCGGGAAGCCCTGGGGCTCGGCAGTTCGGTGCAGCGCCGTCGGCAAAAAGCGCTTGAGGGCAAGGCGGCCTAACCTGCTCTTATCTCTTTGCGCAGGACCACAAATTCCAGTTCCTGTGTCTTTGGCAAACCATAGCGCGGATCATCGAGCGGGAACGGACGCCGCTCGCCGGTCAAGGCATAGCCTCGCCTTTCATAATAGGCGATCAGGTCGTCGCGCTGGCGGATAACGGTCATTTCAATTGCCCGGGCTTGCCAGTTTTCGGCAACATAATGTTCCGATCCATCCAGCAATTTCTTGCCTAGCCCGCCCGCTTGGCGGTCGGGATCGACAGTTAACAGGCCCAGATAAGCGAGCCCTTCGCTGACGCGCATCAATTGCACGCAACCGGCAATGTCTGGACCATCCATAGCGAGCAGAATGACCTGATTCTGATCCACCATAATTTCCTGCAGCGATTCCAAATCGGTTCTCTGCCCACCGAGCAGATCCGCCTCATGCGTCCAGCCGCGCTTGGCGCTGTCGCCGCGATAGGCGCTTTCCACCAGCTTATGCAGTGCGGCAACATCCTGTTCTCCGGCCGGCCGGATCATCATGTCTTCCCCCTCCACCGTTCAGCTTCCATCCGCTAGTCGCACGCCTTCGGCCTCGATCTGATCATCACCGATCAAAAGTCCTGTAACGATCACGCGTTTTTCCACTTCATCAATTGGTGTGCGCAGCAATTCGAGACGATAGCGCCGACCATCGTCAGATTGCAGAACGAAACCGGCGCCGTCGCGAACCAACAGCCCAGCATATTCGCTGTCATTCGAATTGTCTTTCATCAGACTTCTGCGAGCAATCCTTCACTCAATTCCCACAGGCGTTCGGCTCCATCTTCATCGCAGGCATGCGGCGCGACACAGCTATATGGTGGCGAATTTTCATCCATCAGCTGGGCAACATCGCAATCTTCGCAATAGAGGCCGTGCTTGTCGTTCAGCAGCGGTGATGTTGCGGCCCACAGGCTAGTGGTGCAACCTTGCGCCGGTGATTTAAACCCGTTTTTGGCCATTTCCGATGGCTCACCATCTTTATCCAGCCACCCAAGTTCGATCTGTTCTTCGACCGGCAAATGGCGTTGCAGCGGCGTGAAAATACCGCCCGGATGCACCGAAAATGCGCGTCCGCCAAAGCCTGCCATCCGCCGACTCAGCGCATTGGCGAATAAGGCATTGGCGCTCTTGGCCTGGGCATAAGATGTCCATTTATTATATTCACCCTTCTCGAACTGAATATCGTCCCACAAAATGCCATTGCGTTTATGGGCGATCGAGGACAGCGCAACAACGCGCGGCGCATCGGCTTTTTCGAGCAATGGCATCAAGCCTTTGGTCAGGGCAAAATGGCCCATGTGATTCACGCCAAATTGGCTTTCCCAACCGGGACCGACACGATCAAGCGGGCAAGCCATGATGCCGGCATTGTTGATCAGCAGGTCAAGCTGGCTCAGACTGCCACACATTGCATCAGCAAATTTGCGGACCGAAGCAATGTCCGACAAATCCATCGTCGCCGATGTGACATCACCTTCGACACCCGCCAAATTGTCGGCAGCCTTGGCCTCATCGCGCACCGGCACAATCACTTTTGCACCTTTGGCCGCCAGGGCTCTTGTCGTTTCCAGACCGATGCCGGAATAGCCGCCGGTGACAATCGCGGTCTTGCCGGTCAGGTCAATGTCAGCCAGCACTTCATGGGGCTCGCTCTTTGCTCGAAATCCTGAGCCTAGCGGTTTCTGATCTGCTGCTGCCATATCGTGATGTCCTTCTATTCGGGTTTATGTCCCACTATCTCTGACACCGGCATATATTCATAGTCCAAATCTTCGGCCACCGCGCGATAGGTGACATGCCCGTTCCATACGTTCAGTCCCTCGGCGAGATGGACGTCGTCACGCAGTGCCGCTTCCCAGCCCTTGTTCGCAATCGCCAGCGCATGGGGCAGGGTGACATTGTTCAGCGCATAAGTGGAAGTCCGCGACACCGCGCCTGGCATATTGGCTACACAATAATGCACGACATCATCAACTACATAGGTGGGGTCCTGATGGGTGGTCGCTTTAGACGTTTCAAAACAGCCGCCCTGGTCAATCGCGACATCGGCCAGTACCGAACCGGGCCGCATGGTCGACAGCATTTCGCGGGTCACCAGCTTGGGGGCTTCTGCACCGGGGATCAGAACTGCACCGATGACCAGATCAGCCTCGGCGACACATTCAGCGAGATTGGCCTTGTTCGAAAAACGGGTCTTGGCGCGCGCCTCGAAATAGTTGCCGAGCGTTTCCAGCACTTCGGGATTGCGGTCGAGAATAGTCACATCCGCCCCCAGACCAGCGGCCATTTGCGCGGCATTAAATCCGACCACGCCGCCGCCGATGACGGTTACCTTGCCAGGAGACACGCCCGGTACACCGCCCAGCAAAATGCCACGCCCGCCATGGGCTTTTTCCAGTGCCGTCGCGCCAGCCTGGATCGACATGCGTCCGGCGACCTGACTCATCGGTTTGAGAAGTGGCAGTCCGCCAGAACCGGTTACGGTTTCATAGGCAATACAGATCGCTTTGGATTTGACCAGATCGGCAGTTTGTTCCGGATCGGGTGCAAGATGGAGATAGGTGAACAAAATCTGTCCTTCGCGCAACATCGCCCGTTCGGCCGCTTGCGGTTCTTTCACCTTCACCACCATGTCGCATTTTTCGAAGATGTCCGATGCGACAGGAACAATGGTTGCGCCTGCAATGATATACTCGTTATCATCAGCGCCGATACCCAGACCAGCGCCCGTTTCGACCAGTACATCATGGCCGTGAGCGGATAATTCCCGCACCGATTCCGGCGTCAGTCCGACGCGATATTCATGGTTTTTCACTTCTTTCGGGGTACCGACACGCATGGGGAGGCTCCTGTTTTTGCCGAGTCTTATCCGCGTTCAATATCAGCAAAATATGACATGCGCGAGTGGCTTGCGTAATAAAATTACATCACTCCGCAACTTTCCTTATCGGCACCGGCACCGTGCAAATATTGCCATAGCCGCCATGGGCTTCAATATATTGCAGCAAGGACGGGCTGTAGCTGGCGAGATATTCATAGCGCGGCTGCTGTGCTACCGGCAGTTCGCTAGCCAGGCGGATCGATGTAATTTTTATATGCTGAGACTTGTCGGCATAGAATCCGCCTGCTGCGGTACCGAGCGGCAGGTTGGTGACATGTTCCAGCCCGTCAATCACCCTTCCGACCATGCCGAATGTCATATCGAGACTGCGCGCTGCTTCCCCCGTAACGATGGATATTTCCGCGCCCGTGCCCGCATCTGGCGGATCATAATGGGCCGGGGATAGCGCCCCGCGACAGGTTAGCGGAAATGCTTTGCCATCCTTGATACCAATCGGCCAGCCCGCGCCAAAGCCGACTTTGCTGCCATAGCTTTCGTAGATTATCTTCATCAGTGGCCGGATCTCTGTGCCCTGATATTCATTGCTATAGGCAACTGCGGCATCAAGCGCGGCTATATCGGTATCGCGTTTTGTGCCGAGCGCGGCGTTGAAATAGTCGCTTTCCGGCACCGTCGCGAGATTGTTCGGGAGCTTCTTGTTGTCAGGGTTACCGCCAAATTGCGTGACAAACTCCTTGGCCACGCGATAGATTTTCGTGCCATCCCACCAGCGTTGAGCGGCGAATTTGCGAACATTGCGCACATGCGCGCCGGACATTTCGGTCGGGATCAGCTGGATGACCGCCTGCCGCTTATGGCCCTCTTCATCATCGGGCAGAGTGAAAATCATCAGGTCGCTAACCGGGATGGGCAGCCAATGGTCGGCGGGCGCGGCGTTGAGAACGTCTTCCGGTGTTGGTGCCGGGGCCTCGTCCTGCGCCTGCGCCGGAGCGGCGATCAGCGCGCATAAAATCAATGACGGCACAATAGATTTGATGCTGCGAAATACCATGATTTCAAGATGCTCCGTTTTCAAAGTTCACACAATTCACAGCCCGATGGCTTGCCCGTGCAACAGCTTGTCTGTCCGCGGCAATGACAAGGATTTTGATTGCACAGGCGTCATGAATGATTGCTTTGTGTTTTTCAAAGTTCACACAATTCACATGGTGTTGTTTCTGTTGCAGAAGATCAAACATCGTTAGAAATTAGCGCTTTTTGCCTATGTAGGAAAGCGCTAATTATTCAGCTCGTTTCCCTGCAAAAGAAAAGAAACAAGCGCCCTAGTCCGCCTTCACGCGTCGCACCGGCACCGGGATATTACAGATATCCGCACCGCCTGCTGGCTTGATAAAAAACGGGTCGCGGCGATTGGCGCGGGCGTCAGCATATTGGACAAAGGTTTTGCTGCCCGTGTCGAGATATTCAAACTTTATCTGTTCGGCTTTGGTCACATCAGTGCCCAGCCGGATCGACCGGATCGGCACGCGTTTTTTCGGATCGGCATAAAAGCCCAACTGTCCCTTGCCGCGTGGCAGGCTGGAGAGATGGTCTACGCCCTCGATGATCCGCCCGACCACTGCGATATTCCGGTCGAGATGGCGCGGGGCATGGCCGATGACGGTATAGAGCTCTGCGCCCGTGCCAGTGTCGGGAGAGAGGTTGCGGCCTACGCCGACGGCGCCGTAGCAATGGACGGGCCAGAAGCTATTAAATTCATATCTTTCGAACGATTCTTTATCAGATGAAAGCTTGTGTTCGTTGCCTAGTGGCCAGCCCTTGTGAAACTGGACGAATTGTTCATAAGAATCACGTTGATGCCATCCTTCAGGAAACTTGTCAGATCGGGTGTTTGCAATATCTACCGAATCGGTGCTTGGCATCGACCCAGCAAACTCAGCCTCCAGTGCCGCATCTGGATCCGTTCTCCACAACTTTTCATGAACTTCATGTATGGCTTCTTCGGATGTGATATACTCACTCTCCGGCACTTCCACCAAACCATCCGGCAAAGCCTTTTGCTCGGTCTCGCCCGATTCCGGATTGTCGTATCCCGCATCGCCCCATTGGACGACATAATTATCCTGCACCCGGTTGATGCTGGTGCCGTCCCAGAATTTCGCGGCGGCGAGCTTGCGGATATTGCCGATCCAGCCTTGCGAGAAAGGCGGCGGCATCAGCTGGATGACCACGCGGCGCGCTTCACCCTTTGCATCAGGGGTCAGATCCATGACCAGCAGGTCGCTGGGGGCAATGGCTTTCCAGTCGCTCGCCGGGGCCGCATCCACTATCGCATTCGGACTGGGATATTCCTTTTTTTCAAGCTCTTGCGCTGAAACAGGCGACAGCGCGAGCAGCGCGGCGAGGGGTGTCATCAGGATGTTTTTTCTCATCTGGGCACCCTAACCATCATCAAGCTCTTGCGAAAGAGCGTTTCGCGCACTAGGGGAAGCGGCGCTGTCAGAGTTTCGAACCACTTATGATTCTGAATAGCAATGCGGAGTCGTGGCAGAGTGGTCGATCGCGCACGCTTGGAAAGCGTGTATAGGGTTAAACCTATCGAGGGTTCGAATCCCTCCGACTCCGCCATTTCAGTTTGGCAACATGAATAGCGCCAAGGCTTGAAATCCCTTTATCATCGTTCGACAATGGCGATCGCGTCAATTTCTGCGCCACTTGCCAAGCGGATTGGCTCTCATTCGTGACAAACAGCCGGAGTCTCTCGGCCAATTTGTGCCTTGCCCAATGATAGGGACAATTACGGATTACCGTGCTGCGCGCGCGAGGTCATATGTGCCGGACCATCAAGATCGGGAAGAATAGCCCAAGAGGAAATTCAACATGTCCGTTTCGACAAAAGGCCCCGCAGCACCCGCCCCCAAAGAGAGTCACGATTTGATCGTGAGCAAGAGCATTCCAATGACCACCCGCACTGGTTTTGAATTTCATGTGCGGCCGGTTGCACCATCCGATGAAGAGGCTCTGGCCGAATTTTTCAATCATGTGACCAGAGATGACCTGCGCTTCCGCTTTCTCTCTCCGATCCCGGAAGTGGGCAAGGAGTTGCTATCTTATCTGATCAATGTGGATCACGATCATAAAGAAGATTTTCTGGCACTCGACATTGATGACAAGACCATCATCGCCAGTGCAATGATTGGCGCCAACGAGGACAAGTCGGTTGCTGAAGTCGCGATTGTTGTACGCAGCGACTACAAGCATCGCGGGATGAGCTGGACCTTCCTGGAATATGTCATCAGCGAAGCCAGGCGCAGCGGCATCAAGAAACTGCAATCGATTGAAAGCCGCGAAAATCACGCGGCAATCGAGCTGGAACGCGAAATGGGGTTTACCGCAAAAAGCTATCCTGGAGATGCGACGCTGATGCTGCTGGAATTTGACCTTACGTCCAGCAGGCCTGAAGCCTGATAAACGGCCAAGGGCGCGATCGGCGTCGGCGCGCGGCAACCGGGGCTTAGTCTACGGATATCGATCCGGTTGCTTCGCAAGCCCCTTCACTCATCATGTTTTTCTAGCATTTTGGCCAGTGGTTCTGCCTCGTGCGGTCCAAAGGCCTTGGCGATTTCTGCGCGTAGTTTCTGGCTTGTTTCAGTCCTCAGATTTTGACGGATAACGCCCAGGGCTCGCGGTGCGGCGACCAGCACCAGATCGATTTTGGCGTCGCGGGCGATCTGATCCATGCGCTCCGCCACCTCCCGCGCAAAACGGTCCTCCGCCTGCTGATGCAGGTCGGTCTGTTCATAGGCGCCCTTGCGCGGACTTGTGCTTTGCGAACTGCGGCCTGGCCGATCTGTACCCAGCTCGGATGACCGGGGAGACGGATTCTGATGCTCTTCCAGAAGCTCAAGGGCGGGCTTGAAAGCCTCACCGATATTGCGGAAAATAGACATGCGCGATCCATCGACCGCCACGATCAAACTACCATTGCGTATCAGCACTTCTGTTTCCTGTATTTGAGTTTAGGCCCTATGCTGCGTTCAAGATACAGCATGTTACAAGCTACGTCACGATAACATATAATTACGACGACCGGGGCCGCTACTGCGATAGGTATTGTTACGGATGAAGCTCTTGAAAGTGCAGGATATCAAAACAGTTCAGACGGCCTGACGGCCATGCTCCGAACAAATACGTAAAGACAAATCACATCGGCTTCTGGAATTTGGGTCATCTCGTTTCAATCCACAACGTGATCCGATGGGAGTAAATCATGCCCCTCTTGCCTGACCTTTGTAAACGCACCATCAGGACTGTAGCGCTGATGCTCACTTTTGTGCTTGTCGCCTGCGCAACTGCCACGCCTTATCAACCGAATATTTCGGGGCAAAGAGTATCTGGCGGCTATTCCGATACCCGCATCGCCGATGACCATTATCGGGTGGACTTCGCCGGGAATTTTTTTACCTCGCGTGATCGTGTCGAAGGCTATTTGCTTTACCGAGCAGCAGAACTCACCGATCAGAATGGCTATGACTGGTTCATGCTAATTGATCACCGGACCGAACGCGACCGCCGTACCTATGTTGATCGCTCTCCGCGCTATGACCCCTGGTACGGGACCGGTTATCTCTATTGGCAACCGCATTGGCGCTATTATCGCGGCAATGGCTGGACCACCTGGCATCCGCATTTTGGCCGTCGGTTCTGGACCTATGATGTTGATGTGCGAACCGTCGAAAAATTTGAAGCCCATGCCGAGATAAAAATGGGCCGCGGGCCGATGCCGGAAGATGGCCAGAAGATATTTAACGCTCGTCAGGTTCTGGTTGATCTGGCGCCGACGATCGAGTGGCCGAAAAGCTAGTTGCAGATCGATTCAGCCTAGTGACAATTACGTAATGACCATGGATCTCGAGAGGCATATTTTCGCTGGCAACACTAAAAAAGGAGTGAGAAAAATGAACAAAGAAGCAACCCTGAGCCATCCTCAGCATGACCATGATTATGGCAGTCAGATCGCAGTTATCCGCAGCGATCTGGAACGTCTGCAAGGTGATATTCGCAAGTTGAAGGACGATGTCGCTGAAGATGCCTCGGAACGGATGAAGCAATTCACTGAACAGGCAACCGAAACGCTCAAGGAAAAGGGCGAAGAGCTGCGAGAGCGTGGTGCAGAATTGCGCGAAGCAAGCGAACAAAGAAAAGAGGCAATTGCCAACGAGGTTCAGCAACATCCTTTTGCCAGCGTGCTGGCGGCAACGGGTGCGGGCCTGGCGATTGGTGCGCTGGCCATGTGGGCACAAAATG
Proteins encoded in this region:
- a CDS encoding DUF883 family protein translates to MNKEATLSHPQHDHDYGSQIAVIRSDLERLQGDIRKLKDDVAEDASERMKQFTEQATETLKEKGEELRERGAELREASEQRKEAIANEVQQHPFASVLAATGAGLAIGALAMWAQNGVKP
- a CDS encoding CC0125/CC1285 family lipoprotein, which encodes MPLLPDLCKRTIRTVALMLTFVLVACATATPYQPNISGQRVSGGYSDTRIADDHYRVDFAGNFFTSRDRVEGYLLYRAAELTDQNGYDWFMLIDHRTERDRRTYVDRSPRYDPWYGTGYLYWQPHWRYYRGNGWTTWHPHFGRRFWTYDVDVRTVEKFEAHAEIKMGRGPMPEDGQKIFNARQVLVDLAPTIEWPKS